One part of the Sphingobacterium sp. LZ7M1 genome encodes these proteins:
- a CDS encoding ATP-binding cassette domain-containing protein, with amino-acid sequence MNNLSWTIEPDENYVLAGKSGSGKTTLAKAIAGLITAAGEVKVEFDSNCPLLQKVIYVSNWYQFTNLEGDRNFYYQQRYNRHQGNDTLTVKAELLHFAKKENLRIEDIHDKIVAMGFEHTMDSQLIELSSGEHKKLQLVKSLWLKPQLLIIDEPYTGLDKQSRLELNIWLDELVAEGVQLFIISNDRQLPKSINRYAHIVDGQIESVRSFDEIIQDEERVKKELPAFLHQVPETNYSTVADLKDIIIRYGEKVVLNKVSWKVEVGEKWLLQGPNGSGKSTLLSLINGDHPQSYGLDIELFGNKRGSGESIWDIKQKIGMISPEMHWYFDQNATVWHTLASGFYDSIGWFIDVKFQEKKQIEELMAFFDLTEHKDQLLHTLTLGKQRLAMLARSIIKNPPLLVLDEPCQGLDSQQAKYFNDVVDELCQHGKTLIYVGHYESQLPSCIEKRIVLEKGEVIALENKVENVL; translated from the coding sequence TTGAACAATTTGTCTTGGACTATTGAGCCCGATGAAAACTATGTATTGGCTGGCAAGAGTGGTTCTGGGAAAACAACTTTGGCAAAAGCAATTGCAGGATTGATAACTGCAGCTGGCGAAGTGAAAGTTGAATTCGATTCCAATTGCCCTCTCCTTCAAAAAGTAATCTACGTTTCTAATTGGTATCAGTTTACCAATTTAGAAGGCGACAGAAACTTCTATTATCAACAACGCTATAACCGTCATCAAGGGAATGATACCCTGACGGTCAAAGCTGAACTGCTTCATTTTGCGAAGAAGGAAAACCTTCGAATAGAAGATATCCATGATAAGATTGTTGCCATGGGTTTTGAACATACCATGGATTCTCAATTGATTGAACTTTCAAGTGGAGAGCACAAGAAATTGCAATTGGTCAAGTCACTTTGGTTGAAACCACAGCTTCTGATCATTGATGAACCTTATACAGGTTTGGATAAGCAATCTAGGTTAGAATTGAATATCTGGTTAGATGAACTTGTTGCTGAAGGTGTACAGCTTTTTATTATTTCAAATGATAGGCAGTTACCAAAATCCATCAACCGATATGCACATATTGTAGACGGTCAGATCGAATCGGTAAGATCTTTTGATGAGATCATCCAAGATGAGGAGCGCGTAAAAAAAGAATTGCCTGCTTTTCTTCACCAAGTTCCAGAGACTAATTATAGCACGGTTGCTGATCTGAAAGATATAATTATCAGGTATGGTGAGAAGGTTGTGCTGAACAAAGTATCTTGGAAGGTAGAAGTAGGCGAGAAATGGTTGCTACAAGGTCCGAATGGTTCAGGAAAATCCACCTTATTGAGTTTGATCAATGGAGATCATCCGCAATCTTATGGATTGGACATCGAGCTGTTTGGAAACAAACGCGGATCCGGTGAGAGTATTTGGGACATCAAACAGAAGATTGGAATGATATCTCCAGAAATGCACTGGTATTTCGACCAAAACGCAACGGTTTGGCATACGCTGGCTTCTGGATTTTACGACAGTATCGGATGGTTCATTGATGTCAAGTTCCAAGAAAAGAAACAGATCGAGGAGCTGATGGCTTTCTTTGATTTGACGGAGCATAAGGATCAATTACTGCATACCCTTACATTAGGCAAACAGCGTTTGGCGATGTTAGCCAGGAGCATTATCAAAAATCCTCCATTATTGGTATTGGATGAACCCTGCCAAGGCTTGGATTCGCAGCAAGCAAAGTATTTTAATGATGTAGTCGATGAACTTTGCCAGCACGGCAAGACATTGATCTATGTCGGACATTATGAAAGTCAGCTTCCGAGCTGCATTGAAAAAAGAATTGTATTAGAAAAAGGTGAAGTCATCGCCTTGGAAAATAAAGTTGAAAACGTTTTATAA
- the ilvN gene encoding acetolactate synthase small subunit gives MEKQEYTITIYTENSIGMIGRISGIFSRRKINIESLNTSPSEVDGIHRFTILITESEEVVRKLCRQVEKQVEVLKAYFNTNDELIWQEQALYKVPADAIAEKVLVERLLRQYGANVVVIRNDYIVFETAGHREEIDRLTEELGKYNLIEFVRGARIAIIKDSAGFHTKLKQFEINEPAPDIVENEYLDQRDDVFTM, from the coding sequence ATGGAAAAACAAGAATATACCATAACCATATACACAGAAAACTCTATCGGGATGATAGGCCGTATATCGGGGATATTTTCAAGACGTAAAATCAATATCGAGAGCTTAAATACTTCCCCATCGGAAGTGGATGGCATTCACCGCTTCACAATCTTGATTACAGAATCAGAAGAAGTGGTCCGCAAATTATGCCGTCAGGTTGAAAAACAGGTGGAGGTATTGAAAGCATACTTCAACACCAATGATGAATTGATTTGGCAAGAACAGGCTCTTTATAAAGTACCAGCAGACGCGATTGCAGAGAAAGTATTGGTAGAACGCTTACTTCGTCAATACGGTGCTAATGTAGTTGTGATCCGTAATGACTATATTGTATTCGAAACAGCAGGTCACCGTGAGGAGATCGACAGGCTTACAGAGGAATTGGGCAAATACAACCTGATAGAATTTGTTCGTGGTGCTCGTATCGCCATCATCAAGGACAGTGCTGGTTTCCATACCAAGCTAAAACAATTTGAAATCAATGAGCCAGCTCCAGACATCGTTGAAAACGAGTATTTGGATCAGCGCGACGATGTCTTTACCATGTAA
- a CDS encoding 2-isopropylmalate synthase, whose product MLHDPNHLYIFDTTLRDGEQVPGCQLTTPEKIEIAKDLERLGVDIIEAGFPVSSPGDFQSVVELSKAVNDVIICALTRANMNDIDVAADALKYAKRPRIHTGIGSSDMHIKYKFNSTREEILERAVAAVKHAKSYVEDVEFYAEDAGRADLEFLAKMIESVIAAGATVVNIPDTNGYCLPDQYGSKIKYLKENVKNIDQAIISAHCHNDLGLATANSIAAIQNGARQVECTINGIGERAGNTSLEEVAMILKVHNQAFGGLSSNIDSRMFTYLSRKVSEMMNMPVQPNKAIVGRNAFAHSSGIHQDGFLKHRENYEIIRPEDVGLEEADIILTARSGRHALKHHLERLGYNLDKDKLADCYQRFLILADAKKEICDEDLLILVKEN is encoded by the coding sequence ATGTTACACGATCCTAATCACTTATACATTTTCGATACGACATTACGTGACGGTGAGCAAGTGCCGGGTTGCCAATTGACAACTCCTGAAAAAATCGAAATTGCCAAAGATTTGGAACGCTTAGGGGTAGATATTATTGAAGCAGGATTTCCTGTTTCAAGCCCTGGAGATTTCCAATCGGTTGTCGAACTATCCAAGGCTGTTAATGATGTGATCATCTGTGCACTGACCCGTGCTAACATGAACGATATCGATGTGGCTGCTGATGCATTGAAATATGCAAAAAGACCCCGTATCCATACTGGAATCGGCTCTTCAGACATGCACATCAAATATAAATTCAACAGTACCCGTGAAGAAATCCTAGAACGTGCTGTAGCAGCTGTAAAGCATGCCAAATCTTATGTAGAAGATGTTGAATTCTATGCAGAGGATGCTGGCCGTGCCGATTTAGAGTTCTTGGCAAAAATGATCGAGTCAGTGATTGCTGCTGGCGCAACCGTTGTTAATATTCCAGATACCAATGGATATTGTTTACCGGATCAATATGGCTCCAAAATCAAATACCTGAAAGAAAATGTAAAGAACATCGATCAGGCCATTATTTCAGCACATTGCCATAACGACTTAGGATTAGCGACTGCCAATTCCATTGCAGCCATCCAAAATGGTGCTCGCCAGGTGGAATGTACCATCAACGGAATCGGTGAACGCGCGGGAAATACTTCTCTGGAAGAAGTTGCCATGATCCTGAAAGTACATAACCAGGCTTTTGGAGGATTATCTTCCAATATCGACAGCAGAATGTTCACTTACCTTTCCAGAAAAGTAAGTGAAATGATGAACATGCCGGTACAGCCGAACAAAGCTATTGTTGGCCGTAATGCTTTCGCACATAGCTCCGGAATCCACCAAGATGGCTTCCTAAAACACCGTGAGAATTACGAGATCATCCGTCCAGAGGATGTAGGCTTGGAAGAAGCAGACATTATCTTAACGGCTCGTTCAGGTCGTCACGCCTTGAAACACCATCTTGAAAGACTAGGTTATAACCTAGATAAAGATAAATTAGCAGATTGTTACCAACGATTCTTGATCTTAGCAGATGCCAAAAAAGAAATCTGCGATGAGGATTTGCTGATCTTGGTAAAAGAAAATTAA
- the leuD gene encoding 3-isopropylmalate dehydratase small subunit, which yields MKKFEKLSSRVVPLPIENIDTDQIIPARFLKATTREGFGNNLFRDWRFDSEDQPKADFVMNDPTYKGKVLVAGKNFGCGSSREHAAWAIQDYGFDVVVSSFFADIFKGNALNNGVLPITVPEEFLEKIFEKVFANPDTEVVVDLEAQTIGIEGTDDKFTFEINPYKKSCLINGYDDIDYILSQKAEIEAFEQNR from the coding sequence ATGAAAAAATTTGAAAAATTATCCTCTCGTGTAGTTCCTCTACCGATAGAAAATATAGATACAGACCAGATCATCCCTGCCCGTTTCCTTAAGGCAACGACGCGTGAAGGATTTGGAAATAACCTATTCCGCGATTGGCGGTTTGACAGCGAAGATCAGCCTAAAGCGGACTTCGTTATGAATGACCCAACTTATAAAGGCAAGGTATTGGTTGCCGGTAAGAACTTTGGCTGTGGCTCCTCTCGTGAGCATGCTGCCTGGGCTATTCAAGATTATGGCTTCGATGTGGTAGTTAGCTCTTTCTTTGCTGATATCTTCAAAGGAAATGCCTTGAACAACGGTGTCTTGCCTATCACGGTTCCTGAGGAATTCTTAGAAAAAATCTTTGAGAAGGTTTTTGCTAATCCAGATACGGAAGTGGTGGTTGACCTAGAAGCTCAAACTATCGGCATTGAAGGAACTGATGACAAATTTACATTTGAAATCAATCCTTATAAAAAATCATGCTTGATCAATGGCTATGATGATATCGACTATATCTTAAGCCAAAAAGCGGAAATCGAAGCTTTCGAACAAAACAGATAA
- the leuB gene encoding 3-isopropylmalate dehydrogenase yields the protein MKKNILIIPGDGIGQEVTTWGKEVLNKIAEKYNHEFIFDEAIMGHTAIEATGNPLPDETLEKAKASDAILFGAIGHAKYDNDPSAKVRPEQGLLKIRKELGLYANLRPILLFDELLDASSLKPEVLRGTDILFFRELTGDVYFGEKKRNEDNSFASDLMNYNRYEVDRIARKAFDAARTRSKKLCSVDKANVLETSRLWREVVQEIAKEYPDVETEHMFIDNAAMQLVKNPKKFDVVLTANLFGDILTDEASQIAGSMGMLASASVGDGTGFFEPIHGSAHDIAGQNKANPLASILSAALMLDIAFGLQDEAKEVTNAVAETLKAGWRTGDIANADTPAEKILGTQEMGAKVLEFLK from the coding sequence ATGAAGAAAAACATTCTTATTATTCCCGGAGATGGAATTGGACAAGAGGTTACTACCTGGGGAAAAGAAGTTCTGAATAAAATTGCCGAAAAATATAATCACGAATTTATTTTCGACGAGGCAATCATGGGCCACACTGCTATTGAAGCTACAGGAAATCCATTACCAGATGAAACACTAGAAAAAGCAAAAGCTTCTGACGCTATCCTTTTCGGTGCGATCGGTCATGCTAAATATGATAATGACCCTTCTGCCAAGGTACGTCCTGAACAGGGCTTATTAAAGATTCGTAAGGAATTAGGCTTATATGCCAACTTACGTCCTATCCTGTTGTTCGATGAACTATTGGATGCTTCAAGCCTGAAACCAGAAGTCCTTCGTGGTACTGATATCCTTTTCTTCCGTGAATTAACAGGTGATGTTTATTTCGGTGAAAAGAAACGTAATGAAGACAATAGTTTCGCTTCCGATCTGATGAACTATAACCGCTACGAAGTTGACCGTATTGCCCGTAAAGCATTCGATGCAGCAAGGACGAGAAGTAAAAAACTTTGTTCAGTGGATAAAGCCAACGTATTGGAAACATCAAGATTGTGGAGAGAGGTTGTCCAAGAAATCGCGAAAGAATACCCAGATGTTGAGACTGAACACATGTTCATCGATAATGCTGCCATGCAATTGGTTAAGAACCCTAAGAAATTTGATGTGGTATTGACGGCAAACCTTTTTGGTGACATCTTAACTGATGAAGCATCACAGATCGCCGGTTCAATGGGAATGTTAGCTTCGGCTTCTGTGGGTGATGGAACAGGATTCTTTGAACCTATCCATGGTTCTGCACATGATATCGCGGGACAAAATAAAGCTAATCCGCTAGCTTCTATCCTTTCAGCCGCATTGATGTTGGACATCGCCTTCGGTTTACAAGATGAGGCAAAAGAAGTGACCAATGCCGTTGCCGAAACATTGAAAGCTGGTTGGAGAACTGGTGATATCGCCAATGCAGATACCCCAGCCGAAAAGATTTTAGGCACTCAGGAAATGGGGGCTAAAGTTTTAGAGTTTTTGAAATAG
- a CDS encoding glyoxalase superfamily protein, with product MQVEQVIPIFRIFDYAKAVEFYIDWLGFHIDWEHRFDDNSPIYMQISRDGMAMHLSEHHGDATPGSQVFVNCTGLKAYHEQLIQKNYKYNKPSYEETFYNCHCVQVIDPFGNRISFNEPIKKA from the coding sequence ATGCAAGTAGAACAGGTCATACCGATATTCAGGATATTTGATTATGCCAAGGCAGTCGAGTTTTACATCGACTGGCTTGGTTTTCACATTGACTGGGAACATCGATTTGATGACAATTCTCCTATTTACATGCAGATCTCCAGAGATGGCATGGCAATGCACCTCAGCGAGCATCATGGAGATGCCACTCCGGGTTCACAGGTTTTTGTGAATTGCACTGGACTAAAGGCATATCATGAGCAATTGATTCAAAAGAATTATAAGTACAATAAACCCAGCTACGAGGAAACATTCTATAACTGCCACTGTGTTCAAGTCATTGATCCATTTGGCAATAGGATATCATTCAACGAGCCGATTAAAAAAGCATAG
- the leuC gene encoding 3-isopropylmalate dehydratase large subunit, producing the protein MGKTLVEKIWDAHVVKRQEGFPDIIYIDTHLIHEVTSPQAFDGLRKRGLPVLRPDQTVATADHNVPTLNQHLPIKEELSRYQVDMLTKNCKEFGVELYGLGHPFQGIVHVIGPELGITLPGKTMVCGDSHTSTHGAFGAIAFGIGTSQVEQVFATQCLLLQKPKTMKIEVNGELGKGVGAKDIILYIISKISAAGGTGYFVEYAGSAIRSLSMEGRMTICNMSIEMGARGGLIAPDQTTFDYINGREFAPKGEEWDKALAYWKTLYSDDDAEFDKVLTFDAADIQPMITYGTNPGMGIGITESIPTTTSQPENERPSYQKALNYMGFHDGDQVIGKPVDYVFIGSCTNSRIEDLRQVAAFVQGKHKAENVEVWIVPGSKQVEAQAKLEGIDKIFEEAGFMLREPGCSACLGMNEDKIPAGKYCVSTSNRNFEGRQGPNARTMLVSPLTAAAAAVTGKIVDVRELV; encoded by the coding sequence ATGGGAAAAACATTAGTAGAAAAAATTTGGGATGCACATGTCGTCAAGCGTCAAGAAGGGTTTCCTGATATCATATATATCGATACCCACCTCATCCATGAAGTGACCTCCCCACAGGCATTTGATGGTTTGCGCAAAAGAGGACTGCCTGTACTCCGTCCGGATCAAACTGTAGCAACGGCTGACCATAATGTCCCAACATTAAACCAGCACTTGCCAATCAAAGAAGAACTTTCTCGCTACCAAGTAGACATGCTGACCAAAAACTGTAAGGAGTTTGGTGTTGAACTTTATGGATTGGGCCACCCATTCCAAGGCATTGTCCATGTTATTGGGCCTGAATTAGGCATCACCCTTCCTGGAAAAACCATGGTATGCGGAGATAGCCACACTTCTACGCATGGCGCTTTTGGTGCTATTGCATTTGGAATCGGGACTTCTCAAGTAGAGCAGGTATTTGCTACACAATGTTTATTGCTGCAAAAACCCAAGACCATGAAAATCGAGGTTAATGGTGAACTAGGAAAAGGTGTGGGTGCTAAAGATATCATCCTTTACATCATTTCCAAGATTTCTGCAGCTGGTGGAACAGGCTATTTTGTTGAATATGCTGGTTCTGCTATTCGCTCATTGAGTATGGAAGGTCGAATGACCATCTGTAATATGAGTATTGAAATGGGTGCTCGTGGTGGATTGATTGCACCTGACCAAACGACTTTTGATTATATCAATGGTCGTGAATTTGCTCCAAAAGGAGAAGAATGGGATAAAGCATTGGCTTATTGGAAGACGTTGTATTCCGATGATGATGCAGAGTTTGATAAGGTATTGACCTTTGATGCTGCCGATATACAGCCGATGATTACCTATGGTACCAATCCAGGTATGGGTATCGGAATCACGGAGTCCATTCCTACAACCACCTCTCAACCTGAGAATGAACGCCCTTCTTATCAAAAAGCCTTAAACTACATGGGATTCCACGATGGCGATCAGGTCATTGGAAAACCGGTGGATTATGTATTCATCGGAAGTTGTACCAACTCCCGTATTGAAGACTTACGCCAAGTAGCGGCCTTCGTTCAAGGTAAGCATAAGGCGGAGAATGTGGAAGTATGGATCGTTCCAGGATCAAAACAAGTGGAGGCTCAGGCTAAACTTGAAGGTATTGACAAGATATTTGAAGAAGCAGGTTTTATGCTTCGTGAACCTGGCTGTTCTGCATGTCTAGGGATGAATGAAGATAAGATCCCTGCTGGTAAATACTGTGTTTCTACTTCTAACAGAAATTTTGAAGGTAGACAAGGACCAAACGCACGCACCATGCTGGTAAGCCCGCTTACCGCAGCAGCTGCAGCAGTAACTGGTAAAATTGTAGACGTAAGGGAATTAGTGTAA
- the ilvB gene encoding biosynthetic-type acetolactate synthase large subunit: MSTLEKTETKETTRKAAGTQVSGSQAVMEALIHEGVDTVFGYPGGAIMPIYDALYDYTDQLKHILVRHEQGGIHAAQGYARTSGRVGVAFATSGPGATNLVTGLADAMIDSNPIVCITGQVFASLLGTDAFQETDVINITTPVTKWNYQVTDANEIPSVLAKAFYIARTGRPGPVLIDITKNAQIQLFDYNGYESCKHVRSYRPAPIVRKEYVEEAAKAINAAKKPFILFGQGVILGKAEQEFKTFIEKAGIPSAATVMGLSALETDHPLHVGMLGMHGNYAPNVMTNECDVLIAIGMRFDDRVTGRLDKYAKQAKVVHLDIDPAEIDKNVKAHYPVWGDCKETLPMLTELVEKGDHAAWLSKFRDLEKEEIKEVIHNELNPTSDIMTMGEVLKVLNEITGGDAVIVTDVGQHQMVTCRYAKFNSSKSSVTSGGLGTMGFGLPAAIGAWYGAPHRDVVAIIGDGGIQMTIQELGTIMQFGAKVKILILNNEFLGMVRQWQQLFHDKRYSFVNITSPDFVAVAKGYYIDGNKISERKDLKDALQTMMDHDGSYLLEIMVGKENNVFPMVAQGTSVSEIRLK, translated from the coding sequence ATGAGTACACTTGAAAAAACGGAAACAAAGGAAACCACTAGAAAGGCAGCTGGAACGCAGGTAAGCGGTTCCCAGGCTGTGATGGAAGCCTTAATCCACGAGGGGGTGGATACCGTATTCGGGTATCCAGGAGGTGCTATTATGCCGATCTATGATGCATTGTATGATTACACTGATCAATTGAAGCATATTTTGGTACGTCACGAACAGGGTGGAATTCATGCTGCACAAGGATATGCACGTACATCGGGACGTGTGGGTGTGGCTTTTGCAACAAGCGGTCCTGGAGCAACAAACCTGGTCACCGGTTTGGCAGACGCAATGATCGATAGTAACCCTATCGTCTGTATTACAGGTCAAGTCTTTGCTTCCCTTCTAGGAACAGATGCGTTTCAAGAAACTGACGTCATTAACATCACCACACCTGTGACCAAATGGAACTATCAGGTGACTGATGCGAATGAGATCCCAAGTGTATTAGCTAAAGCATTCTATATTGCTAGAACAGGGAGACCTGGTCCAGTATTAATTGATATTACCAAAAATGCTCAGATCCAATTGTTTGATTACAATGGATACGAGTCCTGCAAGCATGTACGTAGTTACAGACCTGCTCCGATTGTTCGTAAGGAATATGTTGAAGAGGCTGCAAAAGCAATCAATGCGGCAAAGAAACCATTCATTTTATTTGGTCAGGGCGTGATTTTGGGTAAAGCGGAACAAGAGTTCAAGACCTTTATCGAAAAAGCGGGTATCCCTTCGGCTGCTACTGTTATGGGGCTTAGCGCTCTTGAGACAGACCATCCATTGCATGTGGGTATGTTGGGTATGCACGGAAACTATGCACCCAATGTCATGACGAATGAATGTGACGTGTTGATCGCTATCGGAATGCGTTTCGATGACCGTGTAACCGGACGTTTGGATAAATATGCAAAACAGGCAAAAGTTGTTCACTTGGACATAGACCCTGCTGAAATCGACAAGAACGTGAAAGCCCATTATCCAGTTTGGGGAGATTGTAAGGAAACCCTTCCAATGTTGACCGAATTGGTTGAAAAAGGCGATCATGCAGCTTGGTTGAGCAAATTCAGGGATTTGGAAAAAGAAGAAATCAAGGAAGTAATCCATAATGAACTGAACCCTACCTCTGACATCATGACCATGGGTGAAGTACTAAAGGTATTGAACGAGATCACTGGTGGAGATGCTGTTATTGTTACTGACGTAGGTCAGCACCAAATGGTAACCTGCCGTTATGCAAAATTCAACAGTTCGAAATCCAGCGTTACTTCTGGAGGTTTGGGAACGATGGGATTTGGTCTGCCAGCCGCAATTGGCGCTTGGTATGGTGCTCCGCATCGTGATGTGGTAGCTATTATCGGTGATGGTGGTATTCAAATGACCATCCAGGAATTAGGTACCATTATGCAATTCGGCGCCAAGGTGAAGATCTTGATCCTGAACAATGAGTTCTTGGGAATGGTTCGCCAATGGCAACAACTATTCCACGATAAGAGATATTCATTTGTTAATATCACCAGCCCAGATTTCGTAGCTGTTGCGAAAGGATACTATATCGATGGAAATAAGATCTCGGAACGTAAGGATTTAAAGGATGCCCTACAGACTATGATGGATCATGATGGCTCTTACCTATTGGAAATCATGGTAGGTAAAGAGAACAATGTATTCCCAATGGTAGCGCAAGGAACAAGTGTGTCAGAAATTAGATTGAAGTAA
- the ilvC gene encoding ketol-acid reductoisomerase → MANYFNTLPLREQLDQLGVAEFMNSSEFNEGVEALKGKKIVIVGCGAQGLNQGLNLRDSGLDVSYALRKEAIEQKRDSWKNATDNNFKVGTYEELIPSADLVINLTPDKQHTSVINAVMPLMKEGATLSYSHGFNIVEEGMQIRPDITVIMVAPKCPGSEVRAEYLRGFGVPTLIAVHPENDPQGKGWAEAKAYCAGTGGDRAGVLKSSFVAEVKSDLMGEQTILCGLLQTGSILSFDKMVEKGIDAGYASKLVQYGVEVITEALKHGGVSGMMDRLSNPAKIKAFELSEELKDIMRPLFQKHQDDIMSGEFSKTMMEDWANGDSNLLKWRAETGETAFEKTPAGDVKISEQEYFDNYLLMVAFVRAGVELAFETMVEAGIKPESAYYESLHETPLIANTIARKKLFEMNRVISDTAEYGCYLFDQACKPLLADFMKKIDTDVVGKNFNEGKDGSVDNIKLVQVNEILRNHEVETVGRKLRKAMTAMKAIQTV, encoded by the coding sequence ATGGCAAATTATTTCAACACATTACCTCTTAGAGAGCAATTAGATCAATTAGGCGTTGCAGAATTCATGAATTCATCCGAATTCAACGAAGGAGTAGAAGCTTTAAAAGGTAAAAAAATCGTAATCGTAGGTTGTGGAGCTCAAGGCTTGAACCAAGGTTTAAACTTGAGAGATAGCGGATTGGACGTATCTTATGCATTGCGTAAAGAAGCTATTGAACAAAAAAGAGATTCATGGAAAAATGCAACAGATAACAATTTTAAGGTTGGAACTTACGAAGAATTGATTCCTTCTGCTGACCTAGTTATCAACTTGACTCCAGATAAACAACATACATCCGTTATCAATGCCGTAATGCCATTGATGAAAGAAGGTGCTACCCTATCCTATTCACACGGTTTCAATATCGTTGAAGAAGGTATGCAGATCCGTCCGGATATCACGGTTATCATGGTAGCTCCAAAATGTCCAGGTTCAGAGGTTCGTGCTGAATACTTGAGAGGATTTGGTGTTCCTACCTTGATCGCTGTTCACCCAGAAAATGACCCACAAGGCAAAGGTTGGGCGGAAGCAAAAGCATACTGTGCCGGTACTGGTGGTGACCGTGCTGGTGTATTGAAATCATCATTCGTAGCAGAGGTAAAATCAGATTTAATGGGTGAGCAAACTATCCTTTGTGGTTTGTTGCAAACAGGTTCTATTCTTTCATTTGATAAAATGGTAGAAAAAGGAATCGATGCTGGCTATGCTTCAAAACTTGTTCAATACGGTGTTGAAGTTATTACTGAAGCTTTAAAACATGGTGGGGTAAGTGGTATGATGGACCGCTTGAGCAACCCTGCGAAAATCAAGGCTTTTGAATTGTCGGAAGAACTGAAAGATATTATGCGTCCATTGTTCCAGAAACACCAAGATGACATCATGTCTGGTGAATTCAGCAAGACCATGATGGAAGACTGGGCTAATGGAGATTCAAACCTATTGAAATGGAGAGCTGAAACTGGAGAAACTGCTTTTGAGAAAACACCTGCTGGCGATGTTAAGATTTCAGAACAGGAATATTTTGACAATTATCTATTGATGGTTGCTTTCGTGAGAGCTGGTGTTGAATTGGCTTTCGAAACGATGGTTGAAGCTGGAATCAAACCAGAATCGGCATATTACGAATCATTGCACGAAACTCCATTGATCGCAAATACAATTGCTCGTAAGAAATTATTCGAGATGAACCGTGTTATTTCTGACACAGCTGAATATGGATGTTATTTATTTGACCAAGCTTGTAAGCCATTATTGGCAGATTTCATGAAGAAAATCGACACAGATGTTGTTGGTAAAAACTTCAATGAAGGCAAGGATGGTTCTGTGGACAACATCAAATTAGTACAGGTTAACGAGATTTTAAGAAATCATGAAGTAGAAACCGTAGGTAGAAAATTGCGTAAAGCAATGACTGCTATGAAAGCTATTCAAACTGTTTAA
- a CDS encoding DinB family protein produces the protein MEKVFQFIIDGRKAFIRLIDELSLEQLNEIPTGFNNNIIWNFGHIVVSTQTLSYTRTGIREGVSWVKYVDAYAKGTKPTYFVSQEEVNELKEIALSSIREIEADYNAGVFKTTTPYETATYGATLNSIEDVLITSVGHDNLHYGYATAQKRIINNK, from the coding sequence ATGGAAAAAGTATTCCAATTCATTATCGATGGCCGCAAGGCATTCATCCGATTAATCGATGAATTGTCCTTAGAGCAATTGAACGAAATTCCAACAGGATTCAACAACAATATCATCTGGAATTTTGGACATATCGTAGTGAGTACACAAACATTAAGCTATACCCGCACAGGAATCCGTGAGGGCGTGAGCTGGGTAAAGTATGTGGATGCCTATGCAAAAGGCACTAAACCTACATACTTCGTAAGCCAAGAGGAAGTAAATGAACTTAAGGAAATCGCATTGAGTTCCATCCGTGAGATCGAGGCTGATTACAATGCCGGAGTTTTCAAGACTACGACTCCTTATGAGACGGCAACCTATGGCGCTACGTTAAATAGCATTGAAGATGTCCTGATCACTTCGGTAGGTCATGACAACCTGCACTATGGCTATGCGACGGCACAAAAAAGAATAATCAACAACAAATAA